In bacterium, one genomic interval encodes:
- the pucD gene encoding xanthine dehydrogenase subunit D, with translation MVLSAAAGVEAPARPRTTGRVGESVARPDGIPKTTGAFAFSSDLWADGMLWGQALRSPHPHARIRSINIAPALAIGGVRAVLTADDLPGTGLFGIEHADQPVLAHDVVRYCGEPVALVAADHPEIARLAAEAIVVDYEPLAAVTDATAAADAPPIGPEGNLFRHIRIRHGDATATGDVVVEGDYEVGMQDQAFMGTESGLAMPTVDGGVELFISTQWLHNDQRQIAEALGLAPSDVHLTLAGVGGAFGAREDVTLQIHLCLLARHTGRPVKMLYNREESFFGHVHRHPARMRYRHHATADGRLVKVEAEIILDGGAYASTTAAVLANASFFATGPYKVPNAAVDGWGMRTNNPPCGAMRGFGVVQVCFAHEAQMDRLADALGVDPLELRLRNALAPGDTLITGQQITGTAPVAELLEALGEYPLPQGTDGAGRYGTGGNGAAGAMARPGGAGRTADDSHVRRGVGYAASIKNLMFSEGFDDYSTAACRLSDGVATITCACVEVGQGFVTLAQQIAREVLGVQQVLLDPADTAIGSAGSSSASRQTWMSGGAVLAACEGVRDKVLAYVSAECGIPPTELSLRDGQVISDSGLSRDLADISAERDFRHEIEYHHAPTTEVDADGQGEPHVSFAFAAHRAVVDVDADLGLLRTVEVATTQDVGRILNPQQAVGQIEGGIAQGVGLAVMEEIVLDGGRVRNASFTDYLIPTALDMCDVRIARLVEEPEPGAPFGAKGIGEPPTISSTPAVVAAVRQATGLPLNRVPIRPSDIALHPDRAPARS, from the coding sequence ATGGTGCTGAGCGCGGCCGCTGGCGTCGAGGCGCCGGCGCGGCCCCGCACGACGGGGCGCGTCGGCGAGAGCGTGGCGCGGCCCGACGGCATCCCCAAGACCACGGGCGCCTTCGCCTTCTCGTCCGACCTCTGGGCCGACGGCATGCTCTGGGGCCAGGCGCTGCGGTCGCCGCACCCCCATGCCCGCATCCGCTCCATCAACATCGCCCCCGCTCTGGCCATCGGCGGGGTGCGGGCCGTGCTGACCGCCGACGACCTGCCCGGCACGGGCCTCTTCGGCATCGAGCACGCCGACCAGCCGGTCCTGGCCCACGACGTGGTGCGCTACTGCGGCGAGCCGGTGGCCCTCGTGGCCGCCGACCACCCCGAGATCGCCCGGCTGGCCGCCGAGGCCATCGTCGTGGACTACGAGCCGCTGGCGGCCGTCACCGACGCTACCGCCGCCGCGGACGCCCCGCCCATCGGTCCCGAGGGCAACCTGTTCCGCCACATCCGCATCCGCCACGGCGACGCCACCGCCACCGGCGACGTGGTCGTGGAGGGCGACTACGAGGTGGGCATGCAGGATCAGGCCTTCATGGGCACCGAGTCCGGCCTGGCGATGCCCACCGTCGACGGCGGCGTGGAGCTGTTCATCTCCACCCAGTGGCTGCACAACGACCAGCGGCAGATCGCCGAGGCGCTGGGCCTGGCACCCAGCGACGTCCATCTCACCCTCGCCGGCGTGGGCGGGGCCTTCGGCGCCCGCGAGGACGTCACCCTGCAGATCCACCTGTGCCTGCTGGCGCGGCACACCGGGCGCCCCGTGAAGATGCTCTACAACCGTGAGGAGTCGTTCTTCGGCCACGTGCACCGCCACCCGGCCCGCATGCGCTACCGCCACCACGCCACCGCCGACGGCCGCCTCGTCAAGGTGGAGGCCGAGATCATCCTCGACGGCGGCGCCTACGCCTCCACCACCGCCGCGGTCCTCGCGAACGCCAGCTTCTTCGCCACCGGCCCCTACAAGGTGCCCAACGCCGCCGTGGACGGCTGGGGGATGCGCACCAACAACCCGCCGTGCGGGGCCATGCGAGGCTTCGGCGTGGTGCAGGTCTGCTTCGCCCATGAGGCCCAGATGGACCGGCTGGCCGACGCCCTGGGCGTCGACCCGCTGGAGTTGCGGCTGCGCAACGCCCTGGCGCCCGGCGACACGCTCATCACCGGCCAGCAGATCACCGGTACCGCCCCCGTGGCCGAGCTCCTCGAGGCCTTGGGCGAGTACCCGCTACCGCAGGGAACCGACGGGGCGGGCCGATACGGCACCGGCGGCAACGGCGCCGCCGGCGCCATGGCCCGCCCCGGCGGCGCCGGACGCACCGCCGACGACAGTCATGTGCGGCGGGGCGTCGGCTACGCCGCCAGCATCAAGAACCTCATGTTCTCCGAGGGCTTCGACGACTACTCCACGGCGGCCTGCCGGCTGTCCGACGGCGTCGCCACCATCACCTGCGCCTGCGTGGAGGTGGGCCAGGGGTTCGTGACGCTCGCCCAGCAGATCGCCCGCGAGGTTCTGGGCGTCCAGCAGGTGCTGCTGGACCCCGCCGACACCGCCATCGGCTCGGCCGGGTCGTCCTCGGCCAGCCGCCAGACCTGGATGTCGGGCGGGGCGGTGCTGGCCGCCTGCGAGGGGGTGCGCGACAAGGTGCTGGCCTACGTGTCCGCCGAGTGTGGCATCCCGCCCACCGAGCTGTCCCTGCGCGACGGCCAGGTGATCTCCGACAGCGGGCTCAGCCGCGACCTTGCCGACATCAGCGCCGAGCGGGACTTCCGCCACGAGATCGAGTACCACCACGCGCCCACCACCGAGGTGGACGCCGACGGCCAGGGCGAGCCGCACGTGTCGTTCGCCTTCGCCGCCCACCGCGCCGTCGTGGACGTGGACGCCGACCTGGGGCTGCTGCGCACCGTGGAGGTCGCCACCACCCAGGACGTGGGCCGCATCCTGAACCCACAGCAGGCGGTCGGCCAGATCGAGGGCGGCATCGCCCAGGGCGTCGGCCTGGCGGTCATGGAGGAGATCGTCCTGGACGGCGGCCGGGTGCGCAACGCCAGCTTCACCGACTACCTCATCCCCACGGCGCTGGACATGTGCGACGTGCGCATCGCCCGCCTCGTGGAGGAGCCCGAGCCGGGCGCCCCGTTCGGCGCCAAGGGCATCGGCGAGCCCCCCACCATCTCCTCCACGCCGGCGGTCGTGGCCGCGGTTCGCCAGGCCACCGGCCTGCCGCTGAACCGGGTGCCCATCCGCCCCTCCGACATCGCCCTGCACCCCGACCGCGCCCCGGCGCGATCCTGA
- a CDS encoding DUF2335 domain-containing protein: MTDQPIRPEEVEKAPQPPAGADVQVAMYQRESPLPRPEELQGYFDISADVGDRILKMAEQAANHRHEMQRKTLSSSVVLVSCTTVMILAIVAGAVWLAIAVTPAGGVALGLSPIGWIGVTILLARRGRRREQPEDR, translated from the coding sequence GTGACCGACCAGCCGATCCGGCCGGAGGAGGTCGAGAAAGCGCCCCAACCGCCCGCGGGAGCGGACGTGCAAGTCGCGATGTACCAGCGGGAAAGCCCGCTACCTCGACCCGAGGAACTCCAAGGCTATTTCGACATCTCTGCCGACGTCGGCGATCGCATCCTCAAGATGGCTGAGCAGGCCGCGAATCACCGGCACGAGATGCAGCGCAAGACTCTGTCGTCGAGTGTGGTCTTGGTGTCATGCACAACTGTCATGATCCTCGCGATCGTGGCAGGCGCTGTCTGGCTTGCGATCGCAGTCACTCCCGCTGGCGGCGTGGCGCTCGGGCTCAGCCCGATCGGATGGATCGGCGTGACAATCCTGCTGGCCCGCCGCGGCCGTCGTCGCGAGCAGCCCGAAGACCGTTAA
- a CDS encoding RidA family protein: protein MELLANPRGNYCFLSGIDPYSCGVVADPGHEVVYTTLRTPLPWRDGFELIDAHLATAGRGREALCGIQLRSPEPFTMAGFKEFNKGYIELLQSWGLYMGDLNPVARTNVAPEDFPPEVVSLQAFSYTSPAGPDAPMTFVVAGAGELREAALDEDTIVRKGELGPDAMREKARHVAAIMEERLVGLGAGWHQVTTVDVYTVYLLEGLLEDAVLPTVGEASRHGLRWINSRPPVREIEFEMDLRGTRTELTL, encoded by the coding sequence ATGGAGCTGCTCGCCAACCCCCGAGGCAACTACTGCTTCCTGTCGGGCATCGATCCCTACTCCTGCGGCGTGGTCGCCGACCCGGGCCACGAGGTGGTCTACACCACCCTGCGCACGCCGCTGCCCTGGCGCGACGGCTTCGAACTGATCGACGCCCACCTGGCCACCGCCGGCCGGGGCCGCGAGGCCCTGTGCGGCATCCAGCTGCGCTCGCCGGAACCCTTCACCATGGCGGGGTTCAAGGAGTTCAACAAGGGCTACATCGAACTGCTCCAATCCTGGGGCCTGTACATGGGCGACCTAAACCCCGTCGCCCGCACGAACGTGGCTCCCGAGGACTTCCCGCCCGAAGTCGTCTCCCTGCAGGCCTTCTCCTACACGTCCCCCGCCGGGCCGGACGCGCCCATGACCTTCGTCGTGGCCGGCGCCGGCGAGCTGCGCGAGGCGGCCCTGGATGAGGACACCATCGTCCGCAAGGGCGAGCTGGGCCCCGACGCCATGCGCGAGAAGGCCCGCCACGTGGCCGCCATCATGGAGGAGCGCCTGGTCGGCCTGGGCGCCGGCTGGCACCAGGTCACCACCGTGGACGTCTACACGGTGTACCTGCTGGAGGGCCTGCTGGAGGACGCCGTGCTGCCCACCGTCGGCGAGGCCTCACGTCACGGCCTGCGCTGGATCAACTCCCGCCCCCCGGTCCGCGAGATCGAGTTCGAGATGGACCTCCGCGGCACCCGCACCGAACTGACCCTCTAA
- a CDS encoding sugar ABC transporter ATP-binding protein, giving the protein MALGRRRRLRRTMTPAVLNSGAPSGAPAVRDGSGDAAAARLEGISKSFPGVKALDDVSLDVRRGEVHALLGENGAGKSTLVKILAGLIRPDSGHIRLDEAEVVFHGFRDAQRRGISYVPQEVQAVPDFSVGRNMLLGFEGPFDRKGKLSAKDRRLTREALDLCGASFSESAPAGRLSVPELRLAQISRTLLHPGDVILLDEPNAALSENDAAAMLERLHTLRDQQKAIIYVSHRLTEVLGIADRITVLRDGHAVGTFPRAELDKDKIVSLMTKDSTLGDKEPAGTVEALERVETAAQRAQPVAATNGRPLLEVDSLTSDPNLTDVTMSVRPGQIVGVAGVQGSGHGHLLRAIAGVDGYDRGRIAVGGQSLHPAVVRHAYRAGVVLVPADRRASAIVPGLSVRANLTLPIHSTARRAGLRRIRKERQLAREYVDALGIRPANTEILAGNLSGGNQQKLALARALVSKPSVLLLDEPTQGIDVAAKAEILALIRQLTQDVGFGVVVASSEFEELLAVADVIHVMSRGRLVATFPTEEADYERILHAALT; this is encoded by the coding sequence GTGGCACTGGGCCGCCGCCGGCGGCTCCGGCGGACGATGACACCGGCTGTGCTGAACTCCGGGGCGCCCTCGGGCGCGCCGGCCGTGCGGGACGGGTCCGGCGACGCCGCCGCGGCCCGCCTGGAGGGCATTTCCAAGTCGTTCCCCGGCGTGAAGGCGCTGGACGACGTGTCCCTGGACGTGCGGCGCGGCGAGGTGCACGCCCTGCTGGGTGAGAACGGCGCCGGCAAGTCCACCCTGGTGAAGATCCTGGCCGGGCTGATCCGCCCCGACTCGGGCCACATCCGCCTCGACGAGGCCGAGGTGGTGTTCCATGGGTTCCGGGACGCCCAGCGGCGGGGCATCAGCTACGTGCCCCAGGAGGTGCAGGCGGTGCCCGACTTCAGCGTCGGGCGCAACATGCTGCTGGGCTTCGAGGGGCCGTTCGACCGCAAGGGCAAGCTCAGCGCCAAGGACCGGCGGCTGACCCGGGAGGCGCTGGATCTCTGCGGCGCCTCGTTCAGCGAGTCCGCCCCGGCCGGCCGGCTCAGCGTGCCGGAGCTGCGGCTGGCCCAGATCAGCCGGACACTGCTGCATCCGGGCGACGTCATCCTTCTGGACGAGCCCAACGCGGCGCTGTCGGAGAACGACGCCGCGGCGATGCTGGAGCGCCTGCACACCCTGCGCGACCAGCAGAAGGCGATCATCTACGTGAGCCACCGGCTGACGGAGGTTCTGGGCATCGCCGACCGGATCACGGTCCTTCGTGACGGCCACGCCGTCGGCACGTTCCCCCGGGCGGAGCTCGACAAGGACAAGATCGTCTCGTTGATGACGAAGGACAGCACGCTCGGCGACAAGGAGCCGGCCGGCACGGTCGAAGCGCTCGAGCGGGTCGAGACGGCGGCGCAGCGGGCTCAGCCGGTTGCGGCGACGAACGGCAGGCCGCTGCTCGAGGTGGACTCTCTGACGAGCGATCCCAACCTCACCGACGTCACGATGAGCGTGCGCCCGGGGCAGATCGTCGGCGTGGCCGGTGTGCAGGGCTCGGGTCACGGCCACCTGCTGCGCGCCATCGCGGGTGTCGACGGCTACGACCGGGGCCGGATCGCCGTCGGGGGCCAGAGTCTTCACCCGGCGGTCGTGCGCCATGCCTACCGGGCCGGTGTGGTGCTCGTTCCCGCCGATCGCCGCGCCTCGGCCATCGTGCCGGGGCTGTCGGTTCGGGCGAACCTCACGCTGCCCATCCACTCCACGGCGAGGCGGGCGGGGCTGCGCCGGATCCGCAAGGAGCGGCAACTGGCCCGGGAATACGTCGATGCGCTCGGCATCCGGCCCGCCAACACCGAGATTCTCGCCGGGAACCTCAGCGGCGGCAACCAGCAGAAGCTGGCGCTGGCGCGGGCGCTTGTGTCGAAGCCGAGCGTGCTGCTGCTCGACGAGCCCACACAGGGAATCGACGTGGCGGCGAAGGCGGAGATCCTGGCGCTGATCCGCCAACTGACCCAGGACGTCGGGTTCGGCGTGGTGGTGGCGTCCTCGGAGTTCGAGGAGCTGCTCGCCGTGGCCGACGTCATCCACGTCATGAGCCGGGGCCGCCTGGTCGCCACGTTCCCCACCGAAGAGGCGGACTACGAGCGCATCCTGCACGCCGCCCTGACCTAG